cggcactgctccactcccagctcaGCCTGGATCCCTTCTCTCTCCTTAGCAGTAGGAGTCCACAAAGAATAACAGGGAGTCTGGTTCATTTGCTACCAGTCACATTGAGTAGCAAGCATGATTGAGCATTGAATCTCCTGTGTTCCTTTCAACCTGCCCAgacctgaaatgtggcacccagagtGTGGCAAAGACCCATAATGAGGCACAGACAAATATTATCCTTGCAGGGCACTCCAGATAGATTTGTAGATAATATGGCCACGAGGGACcctgctctgacctcctgcatcacgcCGGCCATAGGGCTGCCCTTgattaattcctttttgaactagagcagatctttgagaacaaacatcccatcttgattgtCAGTTGTCAAGGCTGCTCCCCACTCTGACACTTCGAGTGCAGAATGTGGGCGTCCGCAAGAATCTTTAAAAGTACTTGCCACTAAAGGCTGCCTTAAAATGCCCCAAGGTTAAAGATTCCCTGGCCGTGGACTGTTATCGCTGCCAACACCGAAATGCAAAAACCTCCCTGAGAATGCAGGAaagtgcacttgggaattccttcctgtgaggTGCCCTCAAGCTCTTTTAATCCAACCCCTGGAGAGatcttgaagaaaaaaaacaaaacttctgtTTATACCAGCTGGGAAGTATGGAGCCCTAGTTCCTCTCAGTAATTGGGTTCAGCGGAATTAGACATGTTTACAGAGAACCTCCACCtttaactccatcctctttggaaccccccttcaggtagttgaaagttgctatcaaatctcccctcactcttctcttctgcagactaaataaaccctgttccctcagcctctcctcgtaagtcgtgtgccccagccccctaataattttcattgtcctctgctggactctctctaatttgtccacttTTAGACCATTGCAAGTTGTTTGATGTAGTTCAACATGACATTCAGATTAACAAACTAGCACTAGACAATGTCATTAGAGCACTCATTAGATGGAGtgagaactggctaactgatagatctcagcaaggaaacatccatggggaatcatcatccagTAGGTTTTTTCTCATGGTTCACTAAGGTCCTTAagaacctaactcccactgatgtctgtCTCCAGAAGTCCGGCTGATGAGAGGAGCCTATTTCTACATGAGACTGTCAGCTATGAGCCCTCTCCTAGAGCGAGATGCCTAGAACAGGTCAGCGTTTTCTTGTGGAAGACCCGAGAGAGACGTGGGAGACCTAGATCCAAAATCTCTGCTCTACCGTATTTGGAGTAGGGACATAAACACACGTCTCCCACATCACACGTCAGCACCCTGAACAGCATGCAAATGAGAATTTCACATGGGGCACACAGTATCTCCATTTGGAGCTCTTCCACTTTGTACAAATAACCTTTTAGGGGATTAGGGATTTGAATCTCCCACATTCCAAGCGAGGGCGCTAAGCCACTGgtctatgggatattctgggggTGCAAATACATAGACACATGTGCACATAAAACACACTTATCCACATGCACTCACACACAGCGATACACGTGCACAAACacagttgcacacacacagagagatgcATGTGCGCACAGACAGgcagacatgcacacacacacacacacacacttgtacgTACACAAATTCCCGAACTGCAAGGCCCCACCCAGGAGGCATGATCTGAGAATGCCTAAGGGATCAGGCTTGCTGGGGAGATGGGCGGGGGAGCACCACATTGGAGAACCCCACCAGAATTGAGGCCTGAGTGACGACTCTGAGCAGCTCGTTAGCTGTGGGGCAGCGTCAGTGCTCAGGTTGCTTTGTGAAGGCTTTTAGTGGAATCTCCTACAGGGTCAGACAGCAGATGAGCTGGGGTTTGAGAAAGGCATTAGCGcctaaataatgtatttttctaagtgcctttgtggatctagccctggatgcctttttggaagatgctttagtcaaacagaaGTTAAGGTTCAAAGCCAAGGACGCTGGCTGGCTATGCTGGAGGAAACAGTCAACTTCACGGACGTCCACCTCTCACTTTTAAAGAACTATTTCCTCCTGTCTTTGTATAAGGAGCAGGGTCCCTGCAGTAAAACAGTTTTTTATCTGTTCTTCCCATCCTCCAGTGGCTCTAATGTCCCAGCTGCTTGCCCTGCTAGAGCCTGGGTAATGCCCCTTCCTTAGGTGGCTAACAGCTCTCATACCGTCATGGGACGAGAACATGGTgggatgctgtatgattgaataaTGACCAGTtttatcattgttgctaccagttatacaattgcaacaaatgttgtacaaagtatgtcctgTCAGGTGTCAAtgggaaagttatgatttgctcattatgattatcctgtttatatgcaagTAAAGCAGAGTTACACAAGGTAAGGGAGAGCCAAGTGCTCCCACCTGTCTGTCTGGTGCAGCTGCTACTCACTGGCCCGTTCTCTCTAGCCCCAGTTTTGTTCCCCCAAACATGTGCCCTGCTATTAAAGAGTTCAGCTGCGGGAATCCAAGCGCCCTCCAGCTGCAGCAGTCCTGGAAAGTCTGACTCAGCCTGGAACATTCAATTTCAATTCCACGTGGGAGAGACTGGGAGGAAATGAACTGAGAAGGAGAGAACAAATCCAATGCAAACACTAATCCACTCTCTATCCTGCCTACAGGGCCCCCCTTGTTCCAGggcagctgtgggaggagggcCAGGCTTCTGTCCCCAGGTCAGGCCCCCTGGCTGCCCTCTATCCACAGGAGTATTCTGTTGGTGTTCATTTTCCTGAGTCTGTTGCCCCGAAGTGACCCCAGTGACTGTGATGCGTTGGCAGGTTTCTGAGTGGGAGCGGAAGTGGAGTCCTGGAGTTCACACCTCACAGGAGCGGGGAGCTCACAAACTGCAGATAGTCCTGCAAACCTCAGATTTCCATTGAGAGGATGGCAAAGGCTCAGGTTCCCTCTTCCAGCCTTTCCTCTGCATCCCACCCAACGAATCATCCCTGCAAGAGTGGGAGTCCATTTCCCCCTTGGGGTAATGGAGAGACCGGTGTTAAGGCAGGGCAttcaggtctcctgggttctgtctctcaTTCTGACACTCAATCCCTGTGTTACGTTGGAAAATTCATGTCACCCTGTGTCTCAGTTTACTTaactgtataatggggatatgtTCATAATCACTTCCCTTTGCGAAGTGTTTTCAAAATCCTTCAATGAAAGGTGCTGCACAGCACGATGATAGTTACTGATGAGAATTACAGATCTCTGATGCCTTGGAGTCAGTCCAGTGTGCCTGGAGAAAGTACTTATGTCTCCCCTGAGTCACCATTCTCCAGATCTGTCTGTCTAATATCTACCCATCCCGCCTAGATATCTACAGGGTATCAGGCCCTACAGAGATCTACGCATTATCCTGAGTTTTCTTGCTAATTaactatacattttaaatatacacaaatacacagagcagccaatttCTCTGTGAGCACAGAGCCCAAGAgatctcatctccctttgggaagatCCCTTATTTACTCCTAAAGCTGTATAAATAGCACAGAAGTGCAGACAggcttgtctccagcctgtttacaCACAGATGCTGCTTCTCTGCTAGAGGCTGAGTGAACCCCACTGGGATTGCTcagagctatattataaatgGTGCACACCCATGTGTCGGCTCTCGgcgtgggatgctgctgcagatgctggggtgagagaggtgtgggacacggctacctgagggGGGTTCCCAGGGAGGACACTTCCACCTCAGAATtgacaggtacccatctcttgctgagggctctggctgttaacgtggggggggggggtagaggagggctgttacctgacttttatctgctggaaaaGGTGGAGGTGCTAGGGCTCCTCACTGTGGCAGTTTATAAGAAATTGTCAGGATGGACAAGACATCTTCTCCTCTAGCTTCATTCAAGAAATTGTCAAACTGTTATgcctgaaactttaaaaaaacaaacaaacaaaaaccaattcAGCCATAAGCAGATGCCCAGTACGGTAAAATTCAGTGCAAACACTTAGAATTTGACAAACTTATACACAACTGAAAATGAGGTCTTCTAATGGAAGGTGTTAGCCCCCTTAACTAAACATGGTGCCACCCACAAAACTTTCAATGGCTAATCCATTTGCGAATCCCATTCAGCTAGGCACTTTGCTCCAATAAtgtctgtggcaaggagttccacaggcaaaATAGGTATTATGTAAACCATTTTCTGTTATCAGTGTTATATATTCAGACTATCAATGTAATTGAATGTTCCCTTTGCGTGTGTTATGAGACAGAGTATATgtaaatggtccatctagtttcTTTATCGATAGATTCATAgtgttcaaggccagaagggcccatttgatcatccagtctgacctcctgtataacacaaggccattaaatttcacctagtTGCCCGTGTATTGGGCTCCATAACTTGTGTTTCACTAAGCCCTCGTCTACAGTAGGATTTtacatcatagaatcacagagccacagggtgagaaggctccgcaagggtcatctagtctaactgcCTCCCAAGAAGCAGGATTTGTTGCATTCAGGACAGATGActgtccagcctcctttggaaaacctccagtgaaggagcttccatgtcCTCCCGAGGCGTCTCTTCCATTGTCCTCCTGTTCTGAttcttaggaagtttttcctgagatttcctctaactctgctgtgctgtagtttgaacccattgcctatTGTCTTGTGCTATATGGCAAGAGAGAACATTTCTCATCTCTTTTATGGCACCCTTTCAAGTGTTTGAAGATGGCTGTCATGTCCCCCTTTAATCTCCTCTTTCCTAACTAAAcacacccagttccttcagccttttttTGTATGGTTTTTATTCCATACCTTGGATCAGCTTTGTCTCTCACCTCTggatcttttccagtttttctacatcctttctatacactggTGCCCCAAaatagacacaatactccaactgaggcctggCCAGCCCTGAGTTCAAAAATACTACCAGCTCCCATGATTTCatgttatgcctctgttaatgaaTCCCAAAACTTCATTTCTGTGGGGTTTttgcaataagaaaaaaaatccacaaccctgaaAGATGAACCTATAGCAATCTAACCACAGTGTAGACAGCATGAGGTCAACAtaaaattcttccatcgacctagctaccacctcttggggaggtggattaactacgctgctGGGAGAACCCCAGCTGTCCTTataagtagtgtctacactgaagccctATGGTAGCTTTAGCCTTCTAAGTGTGGACAAACCCTCAAGCAGATCTTCTATAAAAGCCTCCAGTCTGGATTTGGAGACATGCgcagttggagaatccaccacttccctttgcagtctgtccacatggttaatcaccctcagtgtTTCTTTTGCGTTTATTCTCCTATTATCACCCTCAATGCTAATCATTTGCCcttggaatttgtctggcttcagcttccacccactgggtcttgctctgcctttctccgctagattaaagagcccattaaaACCCACATTGTTCTTCTCATTAATGTCTCCATTGATCCTCTTTTTGATAACAGAAGTAGGTGTaactctttaagtctctcactgtcaggTGTTTTCTCCGGCATCGAAGAATTGTTGTGGCTCTTTTTTTGAACTCTCgcccaatttttcaacatcctttttgaaatgtgaaCCCCAGAATTGGATGCAGTTGTTTTGCACCAATACCATATGGAGAGCTATAATCCTCCCCCTGTTCCAACCCAccactcccctgtttatgcatccaaggatcacatcacCCTTTTCACCACAGCATCGCACTGAGAGCTCACGATATGTTGGTCATCCACAGTGACGCCAAAACCCTACTCAGGCCCCTCTGTTCCATGATACAGTCCCGTAGTCTGGGGGTTGGGCCTGCATTCCCTGTTCCGAGATGATAACTTttcttttggctgtattaaaacgcTCCAGATCAATCAATGTGCCTACCCTGGCTGCCTCATTGTAACTGCCCTGCCAGTCTTTGGgtcgtctgcaaattttatctaCTGTGATTGTCTATTTCCTTCCAGATCACTGATCGAAATATTCGATAGCAtcgggcctagaactgatcccacagaaccccactagaaacagccCCATTCGGTGACAATGGCCCATTGGCAGCTGCTGTCTGAAtctgccagtttttaatccattgtaGGTGTGCTTCACTGATATTGTAGAGTGTTCATTTTTATCTGAATGTTTTCCCTTACTAAATTAAATGCCTCAGAGAAATCAAAGTCTATTGCACCTGTGAAGTTTCCTTGATCAACCAAATGCATTCTCATTAAAGGATGAAATTGGGTTTATTTCAGAAGACGGgttgttgactggcattaattatattcctagacTTTTTTGTTAACTAATCCCAGACCAGCTTTTCCATTGATTCCTAaacttgtcaaatctttttttttttaaactttcccttcttTTGTTATGCTTTAGAATTAACACAGAACTGCCCTGTATTtacctttttctattttttcatctctgctgctgcctgattgtgtgctTCTGCTTCcgaatgagatgtgtggttgattggtcagttcgtaactccgGATTTTCTAAGTCTACGGTTCCATTATACATGCTCTTTAACAGCTTCCTTGActgctaatggactggaaagtatttCGTCACCTCATTTGATATGTGTACATCATAACACTGCTTTCCAAAAGCAGAACAAAATCATATCATGAAtacatctgccttttctgcaacttTAACAAGTTTCTTTTCATCCACTAGGAATTGGCCTAAACCTTTTCTaggttttcttttgatttttctctGATATTTTTTATGAcccttatcaattttcataacttcCAATATGTATTGCTTGCCATCTATTTTCCCTTTATCCCATTAGTTCTGTATTGCTTTCCCCACCAttattgctgccttcactttgccactgaactgGCTTTCTAGCCAAAGTTGGGCACTTATTAATTCTGGAATCGAGGATTTCTAGCTATCTAATGaactcttcttaaagaactcccCATTTTTATTCTCATTTCCCTGTGTatattttttcctcccaatcagttttgctgaTAAATTGCCGCAGCTTTGGGGAATTAGCCCCTTTGGAGTACTAAGTGTCTATAGATATTACTGGTTGGGAACTGTTCTCTGTTTGTCCATTGGAATGTGATCAGTTCCAATATTTAGTTTGTTCTCCTCTATCATATATCCccttctttgtctcttctctaaaTTAAATAGCCCCAGACTTTTCATTCTGTCCACATATGGCAACCTCCCCCATTCTCATAGCCTGTCTTGGAAACCCCCTTTTTATTTGCTATGTTCTTTATAGCGCCTGGGTGACCAAAACTGAGTGTGTGTCCAGAGCAGGCTGTTCTCCACCGTATTCCTTTGACATCTGAACATTATCTTTCTTTTAGTCACTGCTGTGAATGAGCAGGTGTTTCCATGGAGCTGCTAGCAATGATGCACTgtgtttcccttcccccctccccccgtggtgTGTAGCAGTtcatcgaatcatagaatatcagggttggaagggacctcacgaggtcatctagtccaaccctctgctcaaagcaggacctaatcccagctaaatcatcccagccagggcactgccaagcctgatcttaaaaccctctaaggaaggattccaccacctccctaggtaattttgGATTTATTTCACCCTCAGATTTTGAGAAACTGGGTGAATGGAAAAATCCCTACAGCATATACCCTCTAGCCTGAGTTTCATTGCATTTCCTGCTGATGCCTATTAATGTTTCCCACACCACAACGTGTAAGAATTTTTGTTGCATGGAGCACCATACTATATGGAATAGGCACTAGTAGGGTCAGTTGTTCATAATTCATTTTCCTGAATTATGAAAACACCATTTATCAGTGTGTGAAGAGTGACAAATCTGCTTCACCCATGAGAACACCTCCAGTAGtgcatgtagtgtctcatattaacattgtctctccatTCAGGAATTTTTACTGCGACCATCACCCGAGAGCTTGGGCACATACAAGAAGTCAGGGGAACGTACGGTACATGCAGGAGACACCgttctgcctcagagttggacaccttctcccctactccatgtcagattccaacacaactgacttcaccaacccctccaccttcatcctgctgggcattcctggcctggaggcagcccatatctggatctccatccccttctgcacgaTGTATGCCATAGCcgtcttggggaacttcaccatcctgtttgTCGTGAAGATGGAGCTGAGCCTCCatgggcccatgtactatttcctctgcatgctggctgtCTCCGACCTGGTCCTGTCTACGTCCATCCTGCCCAAAACACTGAGCaacttctggttcaattccaggcagatcgatttcagtgcctgcctcacccagatgtacttcattcactgcttcttaacgatggagtctgggatcttcgtggccatggcttttgatcgctatgtggccatctgtgatcccctgagacattccaccatcctgacaaaccATGTGGTGGTCAAGATCGGCCTGGCTGTGGTGCTGCGTGGTTGTGTGCTCGTactgcccactcccttcctggcGCGGCGGTGGCCATATTGCAGTACCAACATCATTCCTCACACGCACTGCGAGTACATggctgtggtgaagctggcctgcgctGACATCCGTGTTAGTAGTTACTACGGCCTCTCTGTGGTATTCTTTGTGACTGGTCTGGATGTGCTTTTTATCACTGTGTCCTAcacccagatcctcagggccatcttcaggCTCCCCACAAAGGACACCCGGCTtaagacttttgggacctgcggCTCCCACTTCTGTGTCATCTTAGCCTTTTACATCCCCGGTCTATTCTCCTTCCTCACACAGCGGTTTGGCCACAATGTGGCCCTGCATTTCCAAGTTCTCATGGCCAACGTGTACCTCCTGGTGCCccccatgctaaaccccatcatctatggagtgaggaccaaacagatccgggacAGGCTACTCCGTCCCTTTCCTCATAAAGGGATCTAAAGTTTTCTGCtggtgctctggctctcagactGAGCTCCATACATtgctggctggtgacatggtgcCTGGCTCCCTTCCCTGaatctctgtttgtacagtaaaAGTGACATTAAATCCTTTCCTGACACACTATTCTCTGTCAGACTGACAAACTTGGAAATTAATCTGTGTACAATTCATTAACTCATAGGGTGTCCACAGTTCTAATTTCTGTTAACTGGACTTTGAGGCCCCACTCAGTGCCCCATATCTTCCAGTGGGTCGCTCACTCgtctcccttccctccatcaGTTGCTGGATTGTCTCCACCTCACCATACCTTGCAGCAGGGACTTCAGTTCAGATTTTCGTGCAGCGGGGAGTCAGGGGGGATTTTACTTTGATTCCAATGGTACTTAGGCACTTGAAAACTCTTGTGCCTTGGCAGATAACTTggcaattagctgacaggagcagtgtttctaattcctatatagaagaaagaaaattaaagtaATAATAAATCTACTAAGCTCTTATATAAACATGtttgacatcttgtggcaagtcaggaccactttccccatatccattgcgcctgttatctcatcatagaagacagTCAGGTTGGTCAAGCATGACTTGCCTtttgtgaatccatgttgactgttcctgattaaattcctctcctccaagtactTCAAAATAGATTACTTGAGGACCTGCCCCATGATTATTccaggtgaggctgactggtctgttgTTCCCTGGTTTCTCCTTCTTCAAGGGGACTAGCTGGCTACGTTGGAGGAAACAGTCTACTTCCCAGACGTCcacctctcacttttaaaaatgtctttcctCCTGTCTTGGTATAAGGAGAAGGGTCCCTTCAGTAAAATAGTTTTTTTATCTGCTCTTCCCATCCTCCAGTGGCTCTAATGTCCCAGCTACTTGCCCTGCTAGAGCCTGGGTAATGCCCCTTGCTTAGGTGGCTAACAGCTCTCCCACCATCATGGGACGAGAACATGGTGGGATGCTGATTGAATAATGATATGATTGAATAATGACCAGTtttatcattgttgctaccaatGTTATACCATTGCAACAAATGTTATAAAAAATATGTCCTGtcaggtgtcaatggaaaagttatgatttgctaaatatgattatcctgtttccttatgtaacccttctgcccatctaagttggcagcaacaagggccgggttctgtatctaggggttctgtttcaataacacaatgcaaaaccggctcgagcccccacccagtgacctgggacaattacataccacccccctgggtacctctaagaggcaatacttcccctctcgcaagcacggagtctgagtgtagcagaaaatgtttaataacaggaggtaaacgacatcagcataagattggaaaaaacaccacaaacaggattcataacacaaaccatgagcaaaacccaccccagcaaactgggctgtgtcctttccctttgtctcttgaatccaacaacccaaaaatcacccagagtccccaaagtccaacacccccaaagtctcttgggtccagcaaccacccaaagtcccaaaagtccaacaacccccaaagtctctgtccctggtcagtgcagccccagagcaaaaagggggggcacgcagggtgttaaggggcaccttacgtgatccgaggctggccagccgtctgtttctccgtgggggttccgccgcagcctccaccacgagccagtccactttcctgccatcccacgaactgctccgctctacaagctgctccgctccactccgctccgctccccgacctgtgagccgttccagccgtccccgcaaacagctccgctcgccgttccttgggccactccaaccggccccacaaggctccacgccgctcgctgctcctccagtcgtccccacaaattgctccaccagctgctgagcaatatagcttcaggctcccccacttgttaacacttcactcagtgatctcagctcttaataactttagctcttttgtgatttcagctcttagtgatttcagctcaatagtaggggagccctagtgctggtgcaccattggcccaaagtgaattcagctcagcagcctgtaactagactcctaatggaatcaaagttagctctgacattcaacagtggagagaggaggtggtgcaattggtgtttcaaaccctcagagggggcccataccatcaggtacaaatacctgtccccatcctctctcaattcactgggttttgtaacccatgccccttgtcaagcaagtgctacttaggtaatggtgaaggactcactcagtccttctgtcatacaacagttccactggccttgattcacagaatcagggtaacaaaactttattcttcctgccccaataatagagaaactggggatcccacacgagccaaagtaaccactttcagttgctgttgttccatgccaggcgagtgggtgtgcctatgcaaacaagatcagcccctggagttcttttccacactcgccataattcaccaccagacgtcagggtagagctcatcctgacactgcttacatcctccccccagccgagaatttgtcgtcccgacaaatcacaccctatataccaactcactggttccctccaaagggcctcagatagcccactttagcttccacaagcctgtgtgctaaacatattggttcctcactagtcaccccaggtgcatcataagtcaaccgttttactggtcttattaccctgtctcgtctattgagacT
The Emys orbicularis isolate rEmyOrb1 chromosome 1, rEmyOrb1.hap1, whole genome shotgun sequence DNA segment above includes these coding regions:
- the LOC135886214 gene encoding olfactory receptor 52E4-like; translated protein: MQETPFCLRVGHLLPYSMSDSNTTDFTNPSTFILLGIPGLEAAHIWISIPFCTMYAIAVLGNFTILFVVKMELSLHGPMYYFLCMLAVSDLVLSTSILPKTLSNFWFNSRQIDFSACLTQMYFIHCFLTMESGIFVAMAFDRYVAICDPLRHSTILTNHVVVKIGLAVVLRGCVLVLPTPFLARRWPYCSTNIIPHTHCEYMAVVKLACADIRVSSYYGLSVVFFVTGLDVLFITVSYTQILRAIFRLPTKDTRLKTFGTCGSHFCVILAFYIPGLFSFLTQRFGHNVALHFQVLMANVYLLVPPMLNPIIYGVRTKQIRDRLLRPFPHKGI